A segment of the Streptomyces sp. ITFR-21 genome:
CACCCGGCGCGCCGGGGAGGTCCAGATCGCGGTCTCCCAGGTCGCCGTGGTGCCGGTGTGCGGGTCGGCGTAGTCGAAAGTGCCGGTCGCGCGGGCGATCCGCACACCGGGCCGCCGGCCGGGCACCGGGAGGGTGCCCTGGTGCGTGCCGAACAGCCAGTCGGGGTACGACGTCCAGCCGTGGTAGTCGACGGGGGCGGGGTCGGGCACGGGCCCGCCCGGGTGCCGCGGCCCGGGGGCGGCGGCGCCGGCGGGCGCGGGGGCGGCGTCCGCCGTGGACGCGGTGGCGGCGGCGGCGGCCACCGCGATGGCGGCGGTGAGTACGGTACGCCGGGGCGCGTTGTCGGTCATGGCGTGAGGTCCCTCGACTTCCCTCGACGTGAACGGGAAAGGCCCGCCCGCGCTTTCGCGGCACGCGGTGGCGGATGGCGACCACTATTGCCGTTCGCCCGGCCTTTCCACCAGAGTTCCCGGCCGTGCCCTGCTGTGATTACTGGTCTCGACCATTGGCGGTCAACCGGGGAGAACCACCAGGTCACGCCCAGTCAGATTGAGTCGTTCCCCGCCGTCCTCGGTACAAATCACGATGTCCTCCACCCGGGCGCCGAAAGTGCCGGGGAGATAGATGCCGGGTTCGACCGAAAAGGCCATCCCGGCCGCCAGCGGGCGGGTACTGCCCGCGACGATGTACGGCTCCTCGTGTGTTTCCATGCCGATGCCGTGGCCGGTGCGGTGGACGAAGTGCTCGCCGTAGCCCGCCGCGGTGATGAGGTCGCGGCCCACAGCGTCGAGTTCCTCGGCGGTGACGCCGGGCCGTACCGCCTCGGTCTGCGCGGTCTGGGCGCGCAGCAGCACGTCGTACAGCTCGCGGAAGGCTGCGGGGGGCTCGCCGACCGCGTAGGTGCGGGTGGAGTCCGAGCAGTAGCCGTCGGGGGTGGTGCCGCCGATGTCGACCACCACCGGGTCGCCCGCCCTGATCACCCGGTCGGAGACCTCATGGTGCGGGCTGGCGCCGTTCGGGCCCGAGCCGACGATCACGAAGTCCGCGGTCGCGTGGCCCGCGTCGAGGATGGCGGCGGCGACGTCCCGGGCGACCTCGCGCTCGGTGCGGCCGGGCCTGAGCCACTCGCCGATCCTGCGGTGCACCCGGTCGATCGCCGCGCCGGCCCGGCGCAGCGCGGCGACCTCGGCGGGGCTCTTGCGCATCCGCAGCACGGACAGCACGTCGCCGGCCAGGCCCGGCTGCGCGCCGGGCAGCGCGGCCTGGAACGCGAGCAGCTTCTCCGCCCACATGTGGTTGTCCACCGCGAACAGCCGGGTGTTCGGCGGCAGCCGGCGGGCGATCAGGCGGTAGGCGTCGTCGGTCTCGCCGAACCCGGTGATCTCGATCCCGAGGTTCCCGGCCGGCGACGCCTGCGCGGCCGGCTTCTCCAGCGCCGGCACCACCAGGAACGGGTCGCCCTCGGCGGGCACCACCAGGCAGGTCAGCCGCTCTGTCGCCAGGGCGTGGTACCCGGTCAGGTACCGCAGGTCGGCGCCGGGCGTGACCAGCAGCGCGTCGAGCCCGGCGGCAGCGGCGGCGCGGCGGGCGAGGGCGAGGCGTTCGGCCGTGAAGAGGTCCGCTGCGCGGGGCTCGGTCTGTGTCACGCTGCTCACGGTAATCCTCTTTCCCCCGCCACCGCCCCCCGTCCACCGTCCGGCGCTCGCCCTCCCGGGGGCGGGTCGCCGTTCGCGAGGGCGCACGCGGCGTCCGCCGGACCGCGGCCGCCCTGGCGGGCGCGGCCCACCGCCCGGCGCCCGGACCACGACAGCGGCGGCCCTTCCGGGCCGGCGCCCGGGTCCGGCCCCGTCGCGGCCGGCCGCGCGGTTCCCCCGCCCCTGCTCGGCCGCCGGCGGCAGGACCACCCCAGGACCCCGGGGACGCCCTCGCGCCAGGACCGTACGCCCCCAGGGGCGCGGGGAACTGCGAGTGCCAGTCCCCAGTCGTCGACCCCGCAGTTGTACGCCCCCAGGGGCGCGGGGAACCGCGCGCACCACCCACCGCCGGCCAGTGACCCGGACACGAGGCAACAACCCCACCGCGACCGGCCACGCCGCCCGCCGCGGGGGCTAGACAGGACCGGTCCGGCGCCGGGAGGCGCGCAGGCGGGGGGAGGGAGGGGGACGTAGGGTCGGGGGGTATGGAGGAGTTGACGATCGCGCGGCTCGCCACCCTGCTGCCCGTGCTCGCGCCGTCCTGCGGCGCCGTGCGGCTGGTCGGTGTGGACGGCCACGCGGGGGCCGGGAAGACGACGCTGGCGCGGCGGCTCGCGGCGGAGCTGGGGGGCGCTCCGGTGGTGCACACCGACGACCTCGCCACGCACGAGGAACCGTTCGGCTGGGTGGACCGGCTGACCGGCCAGGTACTGCGGCCGCTGGCGGCGGGCGCCACCGCCCGGCACGAGGTGTACGACTGGGTGACCCGCCACTTCGTCGGCCGGCGGGAGGTCCCCGCCGCGCCGGTGGTGCTGCTGGAGGGCGTCGGCACCGGCCGCGCCGCCGTACGCCCGCACCTCGCGCTGCTGCTGTGGCTCGAGGTGGACGCCGACACCGCGCGGCAGCGCGGCCTGCGCCGCGACGGCCCGGAGCTGGCCCCCTTCTGGACCGGCTGGACCCGCGAGGAGGACGCCCACTTCGCCGCCGACCCGTCCCGGCCTTTCGCCGATCTGCTGGTCCACCAGACGGCCGACGGCTACCGGGCGGTGACCGGCGGTGCCGTACGCGCCGTCCCGGCCCTGCGCTCTCACCGTGCGTGACGACCCGGCGGCGGCCCGCATCGGTGGTCGGCCAGGAAGCGCGTAGGCCGCCCGACATCGCTTGACCACCCGGGTATCCAGCAATTACGTTTTCAACAAGCGGCCGGAAACGGCGGCTCAGCAGACGCGGAGCCCCCGGTTGTTCCCCCGTGACCGGGGGCTCCGCTTTGCCCGCGCGACCGCTGTGCCCCCCTTGCCCGCGCGCCCTCCTCACGTACCGTCACCACCCGGGCACCCGTACGTCCTGGCCCCCGCCGTCCCACCGCTTGTCCCGGCACCCTACGGAGTTCGCAGTTGCCCGGGTACGATGCCGAAAGGGGGGCGGCGCGGTGGCACGGGGGTGCTGCTGGCTGCCTCAACTCCCGCCCGCAGGCCAGGGCTTGGGGAGGGGTGGAGTCGGCGCGGGGGACGGATTGGTGGGGACTTGATGGACTTCGGCACCGACCGTCCGGGCTCCCCGGCCGATCTGGCCTGGCTGCGCGGGGTCGACGCGTACACCATGGGGGCCTACGTCCAGGCCGAGGCGCAGTTCAGGTCCGCGGTGCGGATGGACCCCGGTATGGCGGACGCCTGGCTGGGCCTGCACGCGCTGCGTGTCGACACCTCGACCGCGCTGCTCCAGATGTACCGGCACCGGGACCGCTTCGGCGAGCAGCGCGCGGCCCACCGCCGTACCCTCAACTCCTGGTACTGGCTGGGCTGGTGGGTGCAGCCGGTGCTGGAGACCAGCCGCGACCTGCTGCTGGCGCACGCCTCGCACTGGCTGGACGGCCGCCATGTGGCCGAGCTGGACCGGGCGTTGGCGGACTGCCCGCCGATCGACACCGACCCGCAGGTCCGCTTCCTGCACGCCTGCCGGTCTTATCTGGTCAAGGACTGGGAGCACCTGGTCCGGCACACGGAGCCGCTGCTCGGCGACCCCGTACTCGGCATCGAGGCGGGGCTGTTCGGCGGCATGGCCCGGGTCCGGCTGGAGATGTGCGGGCAGGCCGAGCCGCTGCTGGCCGCCGCCTTGATGCGCTGTCGCAGCGAGCAGCCGCAGCGCAAGGAGCTGCGGTACTGGCTGGCCCGCGCCTACGAGGGCACCGGCAGGACCGCCGCCGCGCTGCCGCTCTACCGGGCGGTGCACCGGGTCGATCCGGCCTTCATGGACACCGCCGCCCGGCTGGCCGCGATCCAGGAGGCCGACGACGGTCTGGACGAGGGCGCGGGACTCGCCGCGGTGTCGCTGGCCGGCACGGGCACCGGCCAGGCGGTCCCCGAGGGCGCCGACCTGGAACCGTCGGTGCTGGGCGACCCGGCGGGCGGCGTCGGCGCCGGCCCCGACCTGGACGACACGCTGATCGGGCCGGGCCCGCTGGAGGACGACATGCGCGACCGGACGCCGGGCCCGCCGGCCGGCACGCTGCCGCCGCAGCTGCCGCTCGGCGGCTCCGATCCGGTGCTGCTCGACCAGGCGCTGGCCGAACTCGACCGCATGGTGGGCCTGGAGCCGGTCAAGCGGCAGGTCAAGGCGCTGTCCGCGCAGCTGCGGATGGCCAGGCTGCGGGCCGGGCAGGGCCTGCCGGTGCAGCCGCCGAAACGGCACTTCGTGTTCTCCGGGCCCTCCGGCACCGGCAAGACCACCGTGGCCCGGATACTCGGCCGGGTCTTCTACGCCCTCGGACTGCTCGGCGGCGACCACCTGGTGGAGGCCCAACGCTCCGATCTGGTCGGCGAGTTCCTCGGCCAGACCGCGGTGAAGGCCAACGAGCTGATCGACTCCGCGCTCGGCGGCGTGCTGTTCGTGGACGAGGCGTACGCGCTGTCCAACTCCGGCTACAGCAAGGGCGACGCGTACGGCGACGAGGCCCTTCAGGTGCTGCTCAAGCGGGCTGAGGACAACCGGGACCGGCTGGTGGTGATCCTGGCGGGCTACCCGGAGGGGATGGACCGGCTACTGGCCACCAACCCCGGACTGAGCTCGCGCTTCACCACCCGGGTGGACTTCCCCAGCTACCGCCCGTCGGAGCTGACCCGGATCGGCGAGGTGCTGGCCGTGGAGAACGGCGACCGCTGGGACGAGGAGGCGCTGGAGGAGCTGCGCGCGATCAGCGGGCACGTGGTCGACCAGGGCTGGATCGACGAACTCGGCAACGGCAGGCTGCTGCGCACGCTGTACGAGAAGAGCTGCGCCTACCGCGACCTGCGGCTCTCGGAGTACCCGACGACGCCGGGCCGCGAGGAGCTCTCCACGCTGCGCCTGCCCGACCTGATGCAGGCCTATGGCGAGGTGCTCTCCGGCCGCGGCCCCGGGGTGCCCCCACAGGACCCCGCGGAATAGCCTTCCGGGCCCGGGGCGGTCCCCTCCGGCACGGCTGGCGGACGGGGCCGCCCCGGGCCGGCCGGCCGGTGGGGCCGGACCCGGGTCAGCGTTCGAAGGTGCCGGTCAGCCGGGCGCGGCCGAGGACGGGCGGGGTGACGGCGGGCCGGACGCCGCGCAACCAAAGCGCCGGGTTCCAGGTGGTCGGCCGCCGGGTCGGTCATGGCGTCGCACAGGCCGGGCGTCCGGTCATACCGTAAGGCTGAACTATCGATCAGCCTTACGGTATGTCGGATGGTACGGAACCGCCGTCGGCGAACACCCCGCGCCCGCTGGCGGGTGCGGGGTGTTCGCCGACGGCGGGGCCCGCCGCGGAGAAGAGCGGCGGGCTCAGCCCGAAGCGCGTGATCGGGTCACCTGACCAGCTCGCCCGGGTCCACCTCCGAACGCTCCCCCGAGGGCCCCGGCAGGGCACGGGCGCCGTTGGAGGCGCCCCCGGGGGCGGCCGCACCGTTCAGGACGCGGTCACCGCCGGAGGCGAGGGCCGGGGCGCGGTGGGCGGGGTCGCGGACCTCGCCGACCAGCATCTCCAGGACGTCCTCCAGCGCCACCAGCCCCAGCACCCGGCCCGTGCCGTCCGCGACCGCGGCCAGGTGGGAGGCGGCCCGCCGCATCGCGGTGAGCGCGTCGTCCAGCGGCAGGTCGGCGCGGAGCGTGGTGATCGGCCGCCACAGCCGCTGCGGCACCGGCCGGCCCGCGTCCTCCACGTCCAGGACGTCCTTGACGTGCAGGTAGCCGAGATAGCCGGGGCCCTCGGCGTCCGGTGCGGCGATCGGGAAGCGGGAGTAGCCGGTGCGTACCGTCAGCTCCTCGACCTCGCGGGGGGTCGCGCTGGGCGCCAGGGTGATCAGCTCGCCAGGGGTGAGCAGCACCTCCGTCACCGGGCGGGTGCCCAGTTCCAGCGCGTCCTCCAGGCGTTCCTGCTCGTCGGAGTCGAGCAGCCCCGCCTGCCGGGCGTCCTCGACCAGTACGGTCAGCTCGGCGCTGGTGAACACCGCGTCCACCTCGTCCTTGGGCTCGACCCGGAAGGCCCGCAGGATCATCCGGGCGCACGCCCCGAGCACCGCGATGACCGGGCGGAAGATCCGGGCGAAGCCGACCAGGCCGGGGCTGAGCCACAGCGCGGTCTTCTCCGGCGCGGCCATCGCCAGGTTCTTCGGCACCATCTCGCCGATCACCAGGTGCAGCGACACCACCAGCGCGAGCGCCAGCACGTAACCCACCGGGTGGACCAGCTCCTCCGGCATCCGCGCCGCCGAGAAGACGGGCTCCAGCAGGTGGGCGACGGTCGGTTCGGCGACCGCGCCGAGGGTCAGCGAGCAGACGGTGATGCCGAACTGGGCGGCGGCCATCATCTGCGGCAGGTGCTCCAGCCCGTACAGCACGGTACGGGCCCGGCGCTGCTCGGCGGCGAGCGGTTCGACCTGGCTGCGGCGGACCGAGACCAGCGCGAACTCGGCGCCGACGAAGAACCCGTTGCCGAGTACCAGCAGGACGGCGAACAGCAGTCGGAGTGCGCTCATCGCCCGTCCTCCTCCCCCGCGGCGGGACCGGTACGCACGATCCGCACCCGTTCCGCGCGGTGGTGGCCGACCTCCTCGACCCGCAGCCGCCAGCCGGGCAGCGCGACGGCGTCGCCGATCTCCGGGATGCGGGTCAGCAGGTCGGCGACGAGCCCGGCGACCGTCTCGTACGGCCCCTCGGGCGCGTGCAGGCCGATCCTGGCCAGGGTGTCGATCCGGCAGCCGCCGTCGGCGTCCCAGGTGGGCAGGCCGTTCTCGGCCGAGGCCTGGGCGAGTTCGGGCAGGTCGGCGGCGTCGTGCTCGTCGCGGACCTCGCCGACCAGCTCCTCGACGATGTCCTCCAGGGTGACCACGCCCGCGGTGCCCCCGTACTCGTCGACCACGACCGCTATCGGCTGCTGGCTGCGCAGCATCTCCAGCAGCAGCTGGCCGGGCAGCGTCTCGGGGACGAGCAGCGGGGCGACCGCGATCCGGCCGGCCGGGGTGCGGTCGCGCAGCTCGGCGGGGACGGCGAGGGCGTCCTTGAGGTGGACCATGCCGGTGATGTCGTCGAGCCGCTCCCGGTAGACGGGGAAGCGGGACAGGCCGGTGGCCCGGGTGAGGTTGAGTACGTCCGCCGCGGTGGCGGTGTCCTCCAGGGCGGCCACCCGCACCCGGGGGGTCATCACGTTCTCCGCGGTGAGGTGGCCCAGCGACAGGGTGCGGACGAACAGGTCGGCGGTGTCCTGTTCGATGGCGCCGGCCTGCGCCGAGTGCCGGGCCAGCGAGACCAGCTCACTGGGGGTACGGGCGGAGGCGAGTTCGTCGGCGGGCTCGACGCCGAGCATCCGCACCAGGCGGTTGGCGGTCCGGTTGAGGAGTTCGATCAGCGGGCGGAAGACGCGGGAGAAGACCTGCTGCGGTCCGGCGACCATCCGGGCGACGGCCAGCGGCCGGGAGACAGCCCAGTTCTTGGGGACCAGCTCGCCGATGACCATCTGTACGGCGGAGGCCACGACCATGCCGAGCACCACCGCCAGGGCGGGCGTGGCGCCGTCCGGTATCCCGGTGGCGGCGAGCGGGCCGGTCAGCAGGTCGGCGAGCGCGGGTTCGGCCAGCATGCCGACCACCAGGGAGGTGATGGTGATGCCGAGCTGGGTGCCGGAGAGCTGGAAGGAGAGTTTGCCGAGGGCCGCCACCACACTGCGGGCGCGGCGGTCGCCTTCGGCCGCGGCGCGTTCGGCGGCCGGCCGTTCCACCGTCACCAGGCCGAACTCGGCGGCGACGAAGAATCCGTTGGCGAGGATCAGGACGAGGGCCGCTGCGAGCAGCAGCAGTGAGGTGTTCATGATGCCGCCGCTCGCTCTGCCGGGGCGGTCGGGCCCGGGTCGGAAGGGGCGGCGCAGGTACTACCGGACGGTTCGTCCATCGGGCTGGGGAAGTCACTCCTCGATCGGTCGGGGCCCCGCGATCGGTGCGGCGGGGGAGGTGCGGGGCGGGCGCGGGGGGCGCCGTCGCTCCAGGGTAGTCATTGCGGCCCGTGTCGCGTAGGACGGTGTACGGCGTCGTCGGGTGTGGTCACGGAGTGCTTTCCCCGCGGTTCGCTGCGCAGTCCCGGTGGGCCGGTACGCGTCGCCGGTCCCCATTTCAGCGCGGCTCCGCGGGGCCGCCGCCGCGCGCCTCGCCGAGTTCCTCCACCAGGGTGCGCAGCAGCAGCGCGTCCCGCAGCGCCCGGCGCCTGGCGATGCCGGGCTGGATGCCCATCACCGGCAGGCTGGTGCCGTCGGCGAGGTCGAGGTGCACCCAGGCGTCGCCGTTGCGCAGGTGCACGGCCACCACCTCGGCCCAGTCCAGCCGGCGTTTCAGCGTGAGGTTGATCACGGTGAGCCCGCCGCGGTCGGCGACCGCCTTGGGCCGGCTGAGCAGGAGCAGGACCGCGCAGAACAGCGCCCCGGTCAGGCTCACCACGATCCGCTCGCCGGTGCTCCAGGGCGCGGCGCCGTCGTGCGGCATGGCCACCGCGACCGCGGTGAGCGCGGCGAAGAGCG
Coding sequences within it:
- a CDS encoding M24 family metallopeptidase, with amino-acid sequence MTQTEPRAADLFTAERLALARRAAAAAGLDALLVTPGADLRYLTGYHALATERLTCLVVPAEGDPFLVVPALEKPAAQASPAGNLGIEITGFGETDDAYRLIARRLPPNTRLFAVDNHMWAEKLLAFQAALPGAQPGLAGDVLSVLRMRKSPAEVAALRRAGAAIDRVHRRIGEWLRPGRTEREVARDVAAAILDAGHATADFVIVGSGPNGASPHHEVSDRVIRAGDPVVVDIGGTTPDGYCSDSTRTYAVGEPPAAFRELYDVLLRAQTAQTEAVRPGVTAEELDAVGRDLITAAGYGEHFVHRTGHGIGMETHEEPYIVAGSTRPLAAGMAFSVEPGIYLPGTFGARVEDIVICTEDGGERLNLTGRDLVVLPG
- a CDS encoding uridine kinase family protein, whose product is MEELTIARLATLLPVLAPSCGAVRLVGVDGHAGAGKTTLARRLAAELGGAPVVHTDDLATHEEPFGWVDRLTGQVLRPLAAGATARHEVYDWVTRHFVGRREVPAAPVVLLEGVGTGRAAVRPHLALLLWLEVDADTARQRGLRRDGPELAPFWTGWTREEDAHFAADPSRPFADLLVHQTADGYRAVTGGAVRAVPALRSHRA
- a CDS encoding AAA family ATPase encodes the protein MDFGTDRPGSPADLAWLRGVDAYTMGAYVQAEAQFRSAVRMDPGMADAWLGLHALRVDTSTALLQMYRHRDRFGEQRAAHRRTLNSWYWLGWWVQPVLETSRDLLLAHASHWLDGRHVAELDRALADCPPIDTDPQVRFLHACRSYLVKDWEHLVRHTEPLLGDPVLGIEAGLFGGMARVRLEMCGQAEPLLAAALMRCRSEQPQRKELRYWLARAYEGTGRTAAALPLYRAVHRVDPAFMDTAARLAAIQEADDGLDEGAGLAAVSLAGTGTGQAVPEGADLEPSVLGDPAGGVGAGPDLDDTLIGPGPLEDDMRDRTPGPPAGTLPPQLPLGGSDPVLLDQALAELDRMVGLEPVKRQVKALSAQLRMARLRAGQGLPVQPPKRHFVFSGPSGTGKTTVARILGRVFYALGLLGGDHLVEAQRSDLVGEFLGQTAVKANELIDSALGGVLFVDEAYALSNSGYSKGDAYGDEALQVLLKRAEDNRDRLVVILAGYPEGMDRLLATNPGLSSRFTTRVDFPSYRPSELTRIGEVLAVENGDRWDEEALEELRAISGHVVDQGWIDELGNGRLLRTLYEKSCAYRDLRLSEYPTTPGREELSTLRLPDLMQAYGEVLSGRGPGVPPQDPAE
- a CDS encoding hemolysin family protein, encoding MSALRLLFAVLLVLGNGFFVGAEFALVSVRRSQVEPLAAEQRRARTVLYGLEHLPQMMAAAQFGITVCSLTLGAVAEPTVAHLLEPVFSAARMPEELVHPVGYVLALALVVSLHLVIGEMVPKNLAMAAPEKTALWLSPGLVGFARIFRPVIAVLGACARMILRAFRVEPKDEVDAVFTSAELTVLVEDARQAGLLDSDEQERLEDALELGTRPVTEVLLTPGELITLAPSATPREVEELTVRTGYSRFPIAAPDAEGPGYLGYLHVKDVLDVEDAGRPVPQRLWRPITTLRADLPLDDALTAMRRAASHLAAVADGTGRVLGLVALEDVLEMLVGEVRDPAHRAPALASGGDRVLNGAAAPGGASNGARALPGPSGERSEVDPGELVR
- a CDS encoding hemolysin family protein; protein product: MNTSLLLLAAALVLILANGFFVAAEFGLVTVERPAAERAAAEGDRRARSVVAALGKLSFQLSGTQLGITITSLVVGMLAEPALADLLTGPLAATGIPDGATPALAVVLGMVVASAVQMVIGELVPKNWAVSRPLAVARMVAGPQQVFSRVFRPLIELLNRTANRLVRMLGVEPADELASARTPSELVSLARHSAQAGAIEQDTADLFVRTLSLGHLTAENVMTPRVRVAALEDTATAADVLNLTRATGLSRFPVYRERLDDITGMVHLKDALAVPAELRDRTPAGRIAVAPLLVPETLPGQLLLEMLRSQQPIAVVVDEYGGTAGVVTLEDIVEELVGEVRDEHDAADLPELAQASAENGLPTWDADGGCRIDTLARIGLHAPEGPYETVAGLVADLLTRIPEIGDAVALPGWRLRVEEVGHHRAERVRIVRTGPAAGEEDGR
- a CDS encoding PH domain-containing protein, with translation MSRDDVPRTTRAELPVTFRPLVTRVVLLSLGAALFAALTAVAVAMPHDGAAPWSTGERIVVSLTGALFCAVLLLLSRPKAVADRGGLTVINLTLKRRLDWAEVVAVHLRNGDAWVHLDLADGTSLPVMGIQPGIARRRALRDALLLRTLVEELGEARGGGPAEPR